One window of the Esox lucius isolate fEsoLuc1 chromosome 8, fEsoLuc1.pri, whole genome shotgun sequence genome contains the following:
- the pfas gene encoding phosphoribosylformylglycinamidine synthase, which translates to MAVVRFYSKEVEKGRAAQTAAQLHPQLSITSEFCYNVELTGAETLSAEQRDVLLWLFRPPLGTGELSDKPFLTGAERGRLVEIGPRLNFSTAWSTNAVSICQSTGLSNVTRVELSRRLLIQPKNGQSELLPDVKMDKLVASLYDSMTECVYAEPISSFSVGTKPQEVYEVDVLGKGRAALEMANDELGLAFDSWDLDYYTSMFQRVKRNPTSVECFDLAQSNSEHSRHWFFRGRMVIDGQEQKESLFSLIMDTQLHSNQNNIIKFCDNSSGIKGMDLEFVYPSDPRQASSYKTRHSKRHVIFTAETHNFPTGVAPFSGATTGTGGRIRDVQSAGQGGHVIAGTAGYCFGNLHIPGYRLPWESEGWEYPASFAPPLQVAIGASDGASDYGNKFGEPVLAGFARSFGLRLAGGERREWIKPIMFSGGLGSIEDAHVKKEQAEIGMEVVKIGGPVYRIGVGGGAASSIQVQGDNSSARDLGAVQRGDAEMEQKMNRALRACLERAEGNPICSIHDQGAGGNGNVLKELCEPAGAVIYRSRFKTGDPTLSVLELWGAEYQESNAMLIRQSDRSFLERVCQREKCPVDFVGNITGDGKIVLVDDMGGVAGGEQTDRGRCPVDLHLEWVLGKMPQKDFVMERMTPYLKPLSLPADLGVRDALDRVLRLPAVASKRYLTNKVDRSVTGLVAQQQCVGPLHTPLADVAVVALSPFDLKGAATAIGEQPIKGLVSPGAGARMSIGEALTNLVFAEVTALKDVKCSGNWMWAAKLPGEGACLWEACQAMCDVMSQLGVAVDGGKDSLSMAARVGSETVKAPGALVISVYAVCPDITATVTPDLEDPEGHGVLLWVPVSPGHYRLGGSALAQCYGQLGDCSPDLDHPELLTACFDVTQSLVRERRLTAGHDISDGGLITCLLEMAFAGNRGIEVDLPSLGARVLEVLFSEELGLVVEVCEKDVDMVCQRYTHSGLQCHRIGTTQGFGPESKVIVHVDGQEVLRERLPSLRALWEATSFQLERLQANEQSVKQEEEGLATRTQPYFKLTFDPAETPLLKGLAAGQPRVAVVREEGSNGDREMAVSLYMAGFEVWDVTMQDLCSGSLTLERFKALVFVGGFSYADVLGSAKGWAATVTYNPRAKAEFERFRCRDDTLSLGVCNGCQLLALLGWVGEGEEGGESGVVLTHNQSGRFESRFVSVGIQASSSVWLQGMDGSALGVWVAHGEGLVQFRSPQARQRIISSGLAPLRYLDDTGTPTEVYPQNPNGSPEGLAGLSSRDGRHLAMMPHPERCTMGWQWPWAPPEFRSSLGTTSPWLRMFTNAVAWCCQS; encoded by the exons ATGGCAGTTGTGAGGTTTTACAGCAAGGAGGTTGAGAAGGGGCGTGCCGCGCAGACCGCTGCCCAGCTCCACCCACAGTTGTCCATCACCAGCGAGTTCTGCTACAACGTGGAGCTGACTG GTGCTGAGACTCTGAGTGCAGAGCAGAGGGACGTGTTGCTGTGGCTGTTCCGCCCCCCTCTGGGGACAGGGGAGCTCTCCGACAAACCCTTCCTCACAGGTGCGGAGAGAGGAAGACTGGTGGAGATCGGACCCAG GTTGAACTTCTCCACTGCTTGGTCCACAAACGCAGTATCCATCTGTCAGAGTACTGGGTTGAGCAACGTCACCAGGGTAGAGCTGTCCAGACGACTGCTGATACAG CCCAAGAATGGACAGAGTGAGCTGTTGCCGGACGTTAAGATGGACAAACTGGTCGCGTCTCTCTATGACAGCATGACCGAGTGTGTGTACGCAGAACCCATCTCCTCTTTCAGTGTGGGAACCAAACCACAGGAGGTGTACGAGGTGGACGTCCTGGGGAAAGGAAGAGCGGCCCTGGAGATGGCTAATGATGAACTAG gtctgGCCTTTGACTCATGGGATTTGGACTACTACACATCCATGTTCCAGAGAGTGAAGAGGAATCCAACCAGCGTGGAGTGTTTTGACCTGGCCCAGtccaacag CGAGCACAGCCGTCATTGGTTTTTCCGGGGACGTATGGTAATCGACGGACAGGAGCAGAAGGAGAGTCTGTTCAGCTTAATCATGGACACCCAGCTTCATAGCAACCAGAACAACATCATCAAGTTCTGTGACAACAGCAG TGGGATTAAGGGGATGGACTTGGAGTTTGTGTACCCCAGTGACCCGCGCCAGGCCAGCTCCTATAAGACGAGACACTCCAAGAGACATGTTATCTTCACTGCCGAAACACACAACTTTCCCACCG GTGTGGCTCCGTTCAGCGGCGCCACCACAGGGACTGGAGGTCGTATCAGGGACGTGCAAAGTGCCGGCCAGGGTGGGCACGTCATCGCGGGCACGGCCGGCTACTGCTTTGGCAACCTTCACATACCTG GTTACAGACTACCATGGGAGAGTGAGGGGTGGGAGTACCCCGCCAGCTTTGCTCCGCCCCTGCAGGTGGCCATTGGAGCCAGTGATGGAGCGTCTGACTACGGCAACAAGTTTGGGGAGCCCGTCTTAGCAG GGTTTGCGCGCTCCTTTGGCTTGCGACTGGCTGGTGGGGAGAGACGAGAGTGGATCAAGCCAATCATGTTCAGCGGTGGGCTGGGCTCCATCGAAGACGCGCACGTGAAGAAGGAGCAGGCAGAGATAG GCATGGAGGTGGTGAAGATAGGCGGTCCGGTATACAGAATCGGAGTGGGAGGTGGGGCTGCCTCCTCTATTCAGGTGCAGGGGGATAACTCCAGTGCCAGAGACCTGGGGGCAGTGCAGAGGGGAGATGCTGAGATGGAACAGAAGATGAACCGGGCTCTCAGGGCCTGCCTGGAGAGAGCGGAGGGAAACCCCATCTGCAGCATCCATGACCAGGGGGCAGGGGGCAATG GTAATGTGCTGAAGGAGCTGTGTGAGCCAGCAGGAGCTGTGATCTACCGCAGCAGGTTCAAGACCGGAGACCCCACCCTCAGTGTCCTAGAGCTCTGGGGGGCGGAGTACCAGGAGAGCAATGCCATGCTCATCCGCCAATCAGATCGCTCATTCCTGGAGAGGGTGTGCCAGAGGGAGAAATGCCCCGTTGACTTTGTTGGGAACATCACAGGAGACGGCAAG ATCGTTCTAGTTGATGATATGGGTGGGGTTGCAGGaggggaacagacagacagggggcgTTGTCCTGTTGACCTTCACTTGGAGTGGGTGCTGGGAAAGATGCCCCAGAAGGACTTTGTCATGGAGCGCATGACCCCTTACCTCAAGCCCCTGTCTCTGCCTGCTGACCTGGGAGTACGAGACGCTCTAGACCGAGTTCTTCGGCTGCCTGCAGTTGCCTCCAAACGCTACCTCACTAACAAG GTGGACCGATCTGTAACGGGTCTGGTTGCCCAGCAACAATGCGTCGGTCCTCTCCACACCCCGCTGGCTGATGTGGCTGTTGTCGCTCTTTCTCCATTTGACCTGAAGGGGGCAGCGACTGCTATCGGGGAACAGCCTATCAAAGGGCTGGTTTCCCCGGGTGCCGGAGCTCGCATGTCCATCGGGGAGGCTTTGACCAATCTGGTGTTCGCTGAGGTCACAGCCCTAAAG GATGTGAAGTGCAGTGGTAACTGGATGTGGGCGGCGAAACTCCCTGGTGAAGGGGCGTGTCTCTGGGAGGCGTGTCAGGCCATGTGTGATGTCATGAGTCAACTGGGTGTGGCTGTTGACGGAGGGAAGGACTCCCTGAGCATGGCTGCTAGAGTTGGGTCAGAGACTGTCAAGGCACCAg GTGCTCTGGTTATCTCTGTGTATGCTGTGTGTCCTGACATCACGGCTACTGTCACCCCTGACCTGGAGGACCCTGAAGGCCACg GTGTGTTGCTGTGGGTTCCAGTGAGTCCCGGCCACTACCGGCTTGGCGGTTCTGCCCTGGCCCAGTGTTACGGTCAGTTAGGTGACTGCTCGCCTGACCTCGACCACCCAGAGCTACTGACCGCCTGCTTCGACGTCACTCAGAGCCTGGTCCGCG AGCGCCGGCTGACCGCAGGCCATGACATCAGTGACGGGGGCCTCATCACCTGTCTGCTGGAGATGGCGTTCGCAGGGAATCGCGGGATTGAGGTGGACCTGCCGTCTCTGGGAGCAAGAG TCCTGGAGGTGTTATTCAGTGAGGAGTTGGGCTTGGTAGTGGAGGTGTGCGAGAAGGATGTAGATATGGTGTgtcagaggtacacacacagcGGACTACAATGTCACCGCATCGGCACCACCCAGGGCTTCGGACCCGAGTCCAAG GTCATAGTTCACGTGGACGGACAGGAAGTGCTGAGAGAGCGCCTGCCTAGCCTGCGGGCATTGTGGGAAGCCACCAGTTTCCAACTGGAGCGGCTGCAGGCCAACGAACAGTCTGTGAAGCAAGAAGAGGAAGGGCTAGCCACGCGCACGCAGCCCTACTTTAAACTCACCTTTGACCCCGCAGAGACCCCTCTTCTGAAAGGTTTGGCTGCTGGGCAGCCTCGTGTGGCTGTGGTCAGAGAGGAGGGCAGCAACGGAGACAGGGAGATGGCTGTTTCTCTCTACATGGCTGGCTTTGAG GTTTGGGATGTGACCATGCAGGACCTGTGTTCAGGCTCTCTCACTCTGGAGCGCTTCAAAGctctggtgtttgtgggtggattCAGCTATGCAGACGTACTGGGCTCAGCTAAAG GCTGGGCTGCCACCGTGACCTACAACCCCCGGGCGAAGGCAGAGTTTGAGCGATTCCGTTGTCGCGATGACACCCTGAGTCTGGGCGTCTGCAATGGTTGTCAGCTCCTGGCTCTTCTGGGATGGGtcggagagggagaggagggaggag AGTCTGGAGTAGTTCTCACCCATAACCAGTCAGGCCGGTTCGAGTCGCGCTTCGTCAGTGTGGGGATCCAAGCCTCTTCTTCGGTCTGGCTGCAGGGCATGGATGGCTCTGCCCTGGGTGTCTGGGTGGCTCACGGGGAAG GTCTGGTACAGTTCCGATCTCCTCAGGCCCGGCAGCGCATCATCTCCTCCGGCCTCGCCCCTCTCCGTTACCTTGACGACACAGGCACACCCACTGAGGTGTATCCCCAGAACCCCAATGGGTCTCCTGAGGGCCTGGCTGGGTTGAGCTCCAGGGATGGGCGCCACCTGGCCATGATGCCCCACCCTGAGCGCTGCACTATGGGCTGGCAGTGGCCATGGGCGCCCCCGGAGTTCCGGAGCTCCCTGGGCACCACCTCTCCCTGGCTTCGCATGTTTACTAATGCCGTAGCCTGGTGTTGTCAATCCTGA